The DNA segment GAATCTGCTTCTGAAGAAACTTAACATACTCTACTGCCTCTTCTAACATATCTGCAGTGTTTGTTTGCTGCAAGTTACAATGAACATGTCAAATAAAAAGCATAGTCACATCTCCATTACCAACTTGATAGATTATCGGGATATACcaacaattaaaagaaataatagaactCAAGAAATTATCTTTTTGGTATTCCACCATTCATTTAAGTATTAACTGGCTAATTTTGTCAACCTACTTTAACCTTCAGATATTATTGATCAATTAGAACTGTTAATCTGGTATTTATTACAGATCAATGGAAAATCTACTCTGACCATTAAAAGGTCATGTTCCATATGGActacaaaaacaaactaaagtcTTTGCTTTGCCTGCCTTATCTGAAGTTTCCTAGGTCAGTCACTGTAAACAACGCTTAATACAATTCATTTGTAAGAACATGTTCAACCCTTGGCTTTAATTTACAGAAAAACATAGTATCCCGATATTATTTATACGAAGGATCTCAAACTGTATCTCCCTTgcaatcaataaataaaaaaaaaaaaatgaatatattaaagataaggcatttcaaatatttcaaaaacaaaatagaaaaattctttGTAACTTAGGGAGTTACCTTATCCATGTTGGGCACCAGCTCCTGAAGTTTCCTTATGCGATCACTGATTCGAGTCCTTCGAACCTATGCCAAAAGTGAGAGAGGTAGAGGAGATGGGAAACTTTTGGGACTAAACTGAAACTTTTTAAGCCTAGAAGTTAAAAACATTAACAATGTCAAAGTCTTCATCTATAACATCCAACATCTGACTCACCCTCTCTGCAATGCTCCGAGGGTGTGTGGCACAACCTCGCTTCGCCCGAACTCGGCACGGAACTGAATCCTCCAAAAGCCTTTCCATCTCCATATCTATCAAACTACCCACCCCAGCAGGCCCCTGATTGCTTTGCTCCTCTTTCTATCAAAAAGTGGAAACAGAACTGAACAATATATGAACTTTTTATTGCCAATAAAATTAGCCCAAGAACCCAAATCCAATTACCAAATGAAACGACAAtaacatatattaaaatatcGTATATAAGTACAACCCACTCAACATTCTTCAACACACCCAAAAGAGACGCATTCAATAAAACCACGAAACCcaaatgattgtgttttatttaagtttttttttcacCATCAAAATTGTCTCGTATTCATTCCGTAGACAATTTAAAGAAATCACatttatctttaaatatatatatatatatataacagtgtACCAGCTGAGATGGAAACTTTGCTGCAGTTAAGTTCTGCGCTTCGACCTCCCTCGTCCGCTTACTCCCGGGAGGAGTGTCAATATTGTGCGACACATAGTTGTAGTTTGGTGGAATACCGAAGTTGGAAAAGTACCCTTCAGGCCTAACACCCGAATTGGCAAGCAACTGAGCTGGAGAGCTGTTCTGCCTGAAGAAGACGGAGGGAGAACCGGAGTCAAAGAGGCCCGGATCGACGGAGGAAGAAGTAAAGGTAGCAGAGTCCTGTCTGGAAGTGGGTGTGGGTGTGCAGGAGTTGGAAGTCGCAAGTAACTGAGTTAAAGTGAGGTTGGGCTTCAATGGGTCGTCGtcgtcttcttcatcttcttcttcctcgagAAGTGCCTCTAACCAGGTGGCTGGAGCAGAGCGGAACCGGGGGAGTCTAACTCGACTCAGTTCACCGCCACCGGTGCTGCCACTTGTACCGGGAAGCGTCGGTTGCATCGAggttgttggatttttttttttttttcccggcCCGGGGGTTGCTCAAGAGAGCTGTTGAATAAAGAAAGCAAGAAACCCTTTATTTTTTACAAGTACTTTTAGTTGTATACTTCTGCTATATATGGGTTCTCTTTTCCTCCTCGGGTTCACAGTCTTAACTGgtaaacaaaaagtaaaaaaacaaaaacagaggcAGGGTACATGAATTTCTTTTTCGTGTTGCCTTTTACAGAAAGTTGGTGTCGTGATCTCTGATCAGGGTAATATCCTGAGTTGTATGACGGACGGTGGTTGCCTAATTGGCGATGAGGGATCGGTACTGGTACACAGTTAGTCAGCATGTAAATGGCAGGCAGGGGTGGAGAAACCGGAAGGGCTTGTACAGAGTCTTAGAGCAGCGCAACGTTATCGTTTTCTGGAATCCTTTTTATTGCTGCATCGCAACAACGTCGTCGGTCTAAAAGAAtttagctttatttttttttgggggtggggttggggaaaggaagaaaaaaaaggagcgGACGAGAGAGCAGTAGAACCCCCGTCCACAAAAGTGCACATCACAATGACAAAAACTGGCGTTGAACGGGTGACGTTAACCCCAACCAATCTTGTTGGGTTTGGGGACCAAACTACCGGTTGGGTTTTCAAGTTGAGATGCAGGGAACGCTAGGGgcttatttattgtattttttttttctttgataaaaaaaataggctacaaaaatcttttaaaatttatgggCCAACTGGAAGTTGCGTGGCCCAGAAAGACACATCATGTATGTAGAGTCTATTtcattgtttgtctttttcttattttcttattttattggtCATATACTCATACTGGGTCCCACAAATTGAGGAGCATTTTTAACTAATTGCATAcctcaattatttaaaaaaaaaaaaaaaaaagtaaattcattCCATGCAACAATTggtaattttcaaaaataaaaaacatttcaaTAAATTGTTaatcattgaaaaaataaataaataaatagtcaaTGAATGGGCCTCCAAGCTTAGAAGAATGGGAGGAGAAAAAAGGGTTGTGCATTTAGGCCCCTTACAGAAACTTAAACAGAACAAAAAGATACGATGCCGGACTCAACCAAACAACCACCAACAAcacccgccccccccccccccccccccctctctctctctctctctctctctctctctctctctctcgctctttcTGTGTGAGTGTATTTCTTTGGATATCGAGTGGATTGGGGCGTGTTTGTACGTAGTTGGTCTGGTAACTGAAGTTCAAAGATTATGTCGGCACCTCCCACCATCAGTTCTCCACTTCTATTAGACACCGTCGATGGTGCCTTTGACCACAAAGGTCGACCCGCCCTCCGATCCAAATCCGGCACTTGGAGATCCGCATCTTTCATCATAGGTAACACTCTTCTCCACTTCTATAAATAAATCCTCCCAATATCATTTTCTACAAGCAATTGCTTCTGAATATTTAATTCTTCTGAAGTTCCATTAATAGAGACGTCTGTGTTTCAGTTGTGGAAATGGCGGAGAGGTTCGCCTACTATGGGATTGGCTCCAACCTCATAATGTATTTGACTGGACCTCTTGGCCAGTCAACTGCCACTGCCGCCCAGAACGTCAACGCCTGGTCCGGAACGGCCTCGTTACTTCCTCTTTTGGTTGCGTTTGTGGCCGACTCCTTTATCGGCCGCTACCGCACTATAGTCGTTGCTTCTCTCATCTACATcctggtctctctctctctctctctctgtatttttatttttttcatttatttgagCATTAGTTCTTTACATGGGCTAATGATATGTTTCCTTCTGTTAATTACAGTATTTTTTTAGAGGGAGAAAAGCTCATTGATTACTTTGGTTCTAACCTTTGCATCGGTTTAAGGCCATTCTTTGATTCTACCATTAGCTACGTAGAGAGGACCTTTGTAGCATGCTTGTCGTGATTAATTCATTTCAAGACTAGGACAAAGTAAGGCTTGTGAAAAAATTTGTGCTGTTACATTATAGCTAAAAGCCACTTAGGAGAGTTCAAGCTTAGTTTCTACTCTTTTTTTCAGGGATAAGGAATGCcctataatatttgttttgatgTATTGGAAATGAAGGTCTCTGtgttgaatttaatattttattgaatcatAAAAAAGtatctaatttaataaaaataatagagtcGATTATAAAAGCTCCATCATAGAGTTACCATATGAAATGTAAAGGATGTCAATCCTACTGTCTTTCAATGTCCTGTTTTTTCAACTTTAACCATGATTTGCTCCTAATCCATTTCGATTGTGAATGGGGTTACAGGGACTTGGCCTGTTGACTATGTCATCAATTCTTCCTTCTCTCAGCTCTTTTGGCTGCCAAGACGCCAGTAAATCTCTGCCATGTTCTCCTCCTCAGCCCCTAGTaatcttgttcttcttctctctATATCTTGTAGCACTTGGACAAGGTGGACATAAGCCTTGTGTTCAGGCGTTTGGGGCTGATCAATTTGATGGACGAAATCCTAAAGAGTGCAAGGCCAAAAGCTCATTCTTCAATTGGTGGTATTTTGGTTTATGTGCCTGTAGCTTAGTAACACTTCCAATCTTAAACTCTATACAAGACAATTTTAGCTGGGGTCTTGGTTTTGGAATCCCTTGTGCCACAATGGTGGTTGCACTGGTTATTTTCGTTCTTGGAACTAGGACTTACCGGTACAGTTTCCAAGGGGATGAGGAAAGTCCATTTGTGAGAGTTGGCCGGGTGTTTGTTGTTGCAATTAGGAACTGGAGAACCACCTCCTCAGCAATAGCCATTGAAGAGGAAACTCGCGGAACCTTGCCTCACCAAAGTTCAGAAGAATTCAGGTAAGAAAAGTATCTTTCAGCTCATTTTTAAGGATTAGGGGAAAAAAAGGGAATATAAAAGCCAAAAGTGAGCttcaatgaaattttttgaaacAGTATTCCATGtaaaatcatttctcttgtAGGACTCACATTGCCCAGTGTGTGTGTTCACCTCCTCTTTATTGGAAAGAATTTTTGGGCCATGACGTTGAGCAATCCACATTGCATTCACTTAAATTAGTCATATGCCAACTTACTATAAGAAGACTATTGGTACTAGTATAATGCaactcttgttttttttttttttttttacccttcCCATTGGCTAATGtattcttcaattcttcaatgTTCTTTGAGCACCCAAGTTATTTTGGG comes from the Carya illinoinensis cultivar Pawnee chromosome 8, C.illinoinensisPawnee_v1, whole genome shotgun sequence genome and includes:
- the LOC122318150 gene encoding transcription factor bHLH80-like, translated to MQPTLPGTSGSTGGGELSRVRLPRFRSAPATWLEALLEEEEDEEDDDDPLKPNLTLTQLLATSNSCTPTPTSRQDSATFTSSSVDPGLFDSGSPSVFFRQNSSPAQLLANSGVRPEGYFSNFGIPPNYNYVSHNIDTPPGSKRTREVEAQNLTAAKFPSQLKEEQSNQGPAGVGSLIDMEMERLLEDSVPCRVRAKRGCATHPRSIAERVRRTRISDRIRKLQELVPNMDKQTNTADMLEEAVEYVKFLQKQIQELSEHRQKCKCIAKD
- the LOC122318149 gene encoding protein NRT1/ PTR FAMILY 5.10-like, coding for MSAPPTISSPLLLDTVDGAFDHKGRPALRSKSGTWRSASFIIVVEMAERFAYYGIGSNLIMYLTGPLGQSTATAAQNVNAWSGTASLLPLLVAFVADSFIGRYRTIVVASLIYILGLGLLTMSSILPSLSSFGCQDASKSLPCSPPQPLVILFFFSLYLVALGQGGHKPCVQAFGADQFDGRNPKECKAKSSFFNWWYFGLCACSLVTLPILNSIQDNFSWGLGFGIPCATMVVALVIFVLGTRTYRYSFQGDEESPFVRVGRVFVVAIRNWRTTSSAIAIEEETRGTLPHQSSEEFRFLNKALLSPDGSKEDGKVCSIGEVEEAKAVLRLVPVWLTSLAYAIVFAQSSTFFTKQGATMNRTVVPGFDIPAASLQSFISLAIVLFIPIYDRIFVPMARAFTGKPSGITMLQRIGTGMVLSAISMAIAAVVEMVRLKTAQEYGLVDLPGVTVPMSIWWLAPQYVLFGIADVFTMVGLQEFFYDQVPSEFRSVGLALYLSIFGVGSFLSSFLVSVIASATGADGQDSWFANNLNRAHLDYFYCLLCGLSVIELAAFLYIAKSYIYKRGSTT